From Veillonella dispar, one genomic window encodes:
- a CDS encoding ABC transporter permease: MDSKALQYVKKLGPLIGLILLFVIISVMNDSFLEFSNLRNLLRQVSINAIIAFGMTFVILTGGIDLSVGSILALSSAVMANLIVTGTDPVLAIVLAAGAGLVLGGINGLVITYGRVAPFIATLATMTIYRGATLVFTDGNPISGLTQDPLFHGFGQGDIAGLPVPAITMFLAFIILWFVLSRTSLGRKTYAVGGSEKVSYIAGIKIDRVKIFVYALTGMLCGIAGAIITSRLNSAQPTAGAGYELDAIAAVVLGGTSLAGGRGHIIGTLIGALIIGTLNNGLNILDVSSFYQQVVKGIVILLAVLADRKKA; this comes from the coding sequence ATGGACAGCAAAGCTCTACAATATGTAAAAAAATTAGGCCCCCTCATCGGCCTCATCCTATTATTTGTAATTATCTCTGTCATGAACGACAGTTTCCTTGAATTCTCTAACTTGCGTAACTTGTTGCGCCAAGTATCCATCAATGCGATCATCGCCTTTGGTATGACCTTCGTCATCTTAACTGGCGGTATCGACTTATCCGTTGGTTCCATCCTCGCCCTCTCCAGTGCCGTGATGGCCAACCTCATCGTAACTGGTACTGACCCTGTATTGGCGATCGTATTAGCCGCCGGTGCAGGCCTTGTATTGGGCGGTATTAACGGTCTCGTTATTACCTATGGCCGCGTAGCTCCATTTATTGCTACCTTGGCGACCATGACAATCTACCGTGGTGCGACGCTAGTATTCACAGACGGTAACCCAATCTCCGGTCTTACCCAAGACCCTCTATTCCACGGCTTTGGCCAAGGGGATATTGCAGGCCTTCCAGTTCCAGCTATCACAATGTTCCTTGCTTTCATCATACTCTGGTTCGTATTGAGCCGTACATCCTTAGGCCGTAAAACATACGCCGTAGGTGGTAGTGAAAAGGTAAGTTACATTGCTGGTATCAAGATTGACCGCGTTAAAATCTTCGTATATGCCTTGACTGGTATGCTCTGTGGTATCGCTGGTGCAATCATCACATCTCGTCTTAACTCTGCACAACCTACAGCAGGTGCAGGCTATGAACTTGACGCTATCGCAGCCGTAGTTCTTGGCGGCACAAGCCTTGCTGGTGGCCGTGGTCATATCATTGGCACATTAATCGGTGCCCTCATTATCGGTACCCTCAACAACGGGTTAAATATTCTCGACGTTTCCAGTTTCTATCAACAAGTTGTAAAAGGTATTGTCATTTTATTGGCGGTTCTTGCAGACCGCAAGAAAGCCTAG
- a CDS encoding sugar ABC transporter ATP-binding protein, whose protein sequence is MEIVMSGIAKAFGTNQVLRDVSITLKEGEVHALMGENGAGKSTLMNILTGIHKADAGTITIDGVERTFPNPREAELNGVAFIHQELNIWPNLTLLENLYLMRPKRNKFGMLDKKAMLAEAENTCRELGIELPLTTEAGLCSVGHQQMTEILRILMLDAKVVIMDEPTAALTERETATLFKMMRKMKARGVAIVYISHRMEEVFSECDKITVMRDGHTIITKPTSEISVDEVVRHMVGRSIDEFYPARTTTPGEVVMSVDNLKPEGFDNDISFSLRKGEILGVAGLMGAGRTEIMRAIFGVDKHNGGTVTVNGSVLNCKKPEDAIKAGIAFITENRKSEGLILDFSIGSNITLPNLDDICPSHVLDSGKLNSFADELSKKLGVKTQSIHEPASSLSGGNQQKVVIAKWVGKKPSIIIMDEPTRGIDIGAKRDIYDLMNELTNDGVSIIMVSSELPEVLGMSDRVMVIHEGRVAGILDRSDATPESIMTLATGGQ, encoded by the coding sequence ATGGAAATTGTTATGTCAGGCATTGCAAAGGCATTTGGTACGAACCAAGTTCTGCGCGATGTTAGTATTACCCTCAAGGAGGGCGAGGTTCACGCCTTGATGGGCGAAAATGGGGCCGGCAAGTCCACACTCATGAATATCCTTACGGGTATTCACAAGGCAGACGCTGGTACTATCACCATCGACGGCGTAGAGCGCACCTTCCCGAACCCGAGAGAGGCCGAGCTAAACGGTGTGGCTTTCATCCACCAAGAGCTCAACATTTGGCCAAATCTAACATTATTAGAAAATCTATATTTAATGCGACCAAAGCGCAATAAATTTGGCATGCTCGATAAAAAAGCGATGCTCGCTGAGGCGGAAAATACATGCCGAGAACTAGGCATCGAATTGCCGCTCACTACTGAGGCGGGCCTTTGCTCCGTTGGTCATCAACAAATGACGGAAATCCTTCGCATCTTGATGTTAGATGCAAAGGTTGTCATCATGGACGAACCGACAGCAGCCCTTACCGAGCGTGAAACGGCGACATTGTTCAAAATGATGCGCAAAATGAAAGCCCGCGGCGTTGCTATCGTGTATATCTCTCACCGTATGGAAGAGGTATTTAGCGAATGCGATAAGATTACGGTTATGCGTGATGGTCACACCATCATCACTAAACCAACATCTGAGATTTCTGTAGACGAAGTGGTACGCCACATGGTAGGCCGTTCTATTGACGAGTTCTACCCTGCTCGCACCACAACACCAGGCGAAGTAGTGATGAGTGTTGATAACCTCAAACCTGAAGGTTTCGACAACGACATTTCCTTCTCCTTGCGCAAAGGTGAAATCCTTGGCGTAGCAGGCCTTATGGGCGCTGGCCGTACAGAAATCATGCGCGCCATCTTCGGTGTAGATAAACACAATGGCGGTACCGTAACAGTAAACGGCTCCGTTCTCAACTGTAAAAAACCAGAAGATGCCATCAAAGCTGGCATTGCTTTCATCACAGAAAATAGAAAAAGTGAAGGCTTGATCCTCGATTTCTCCATCGGTTCCAATATTACATTGCCGAACCTTGATGACATTTGCCCATCTCATGTACTTGATAGCGGCAAGCTCAATTCCTTTGCTGACGAATTGTCTAAAAAACTAGGCGTTAAAACACAATCTATTCACGAACCAGCATCGTCCTTATCCGGTGGTAACCAACAAAAGGTGGTTATCGCAAAATGGGTTGGTAAAAAGCCATCCATTATCATCATGGACGAACCGACGCGCGGTATCGATATCGGCGCGAAACGTGATATTTATGATTTAATGAATGAATTAACAAACGATGGTGTGTCCATTATCATGGTGTCCTCTGAGTTACCTGAAGTGCTAGGCATGAGCGACCGCGTTATGGTTATTCATGAAGGCCGCGTAGCAGGTATCTTGGACCGCAGCGATGCAACACCAGAATCGATTATGACATTAGCCACAGGAGGACAATAA
- the rbsB gene encoding ribose ABC transporter substrate-binding protein RbsB: MKKLLLLLAMAVMVIGLVAGCGKSADNGGDKKSGTIGFSVSTLNNPFFVTMKEGVEAQAKALGLKVKIVDAQNDPAKQANDISDLLESGVSVLIINPVDSAAISTSVEAANAKNIPVITVDRSADKGKVVAHIASDNVKGGEMAAQLIVDKVGKAAKVAEIEGIPGASATRERGQGFHNVADKDLTVVAKQSADFDRTKGLNVATNILQANPDVQAIFAHNDEMALGAIQAAKSAGKTIFIVGFDGTADADKAVKDGTLAATIAQQPDQMGKIAIDTAQKVIKGEAVEAKIPVDLKVVTK; the protein is encoded by the coding sequence ATGAAAAAACTATTGTTACTGTTGGCGATGGCCGTTATGGTTATCGGTCTTGTAGCAGGCTGTGGTAAAAGCGCTGATAACGGCGGCGACAAAAAATCCGGCACGATCGGCTTCTCTGTTTCCACATTGAACAACCCATTCTTCGTAACTATGAAGGAAGGCGTTGAGGCTCAAGCTAAAGCGCTTGGTCTTAAAGTTAAAATCGTTGATGCTCAAAACGACCCAGCTAAACAAGCAAACGATATTTCCGACTTACTTGAAAGCGGCGTTTCCGTATTGATCATCAACCCTGTAGACTCTGCAGCTATCTCTACTTCCGTAGAAGCAGCAAATGCTAAAAACATTCCTGTAATCACTGTTGACCGCTCTGCTGACAAAGGCAAAGTAGTAGCTCACATCGCTTCCGATAACGTAAAAGGTGGCGAAATGGCTGCACAACTTATCGTTGATAAAGTAGGCAAAGCTGCAAAAGTAGCTGAAATCGAAGGTATCCCTGGTGCTTCCGCAACACGTGAACGTGGCCAAGGTTTCCACAACGTAGCTGACAAAGACTTAACAGTAGTAGCAAAACAAAGTGCTGACTTCGACCGTACAAAAGGTTTGAACGTAGCAACAAACATTTTGCAAGCTAACCCTGACGTACAAGCTATCTTCGCTCATAACGACGAAATGGCATTGGGCGCTATCCAAGCAGCTAAATCCGCAGGCAAAACAATCTTCATCGTAGGCTTTGACGGTACTGCTGATGCAGACAAAGCTGTTAAAGACGGCACATTGGCTGCAACAATTGCTCAACAACCAGACCAAATGGGTAAAATCGCTATTGATACAGCTCAAAAAGTTATCAAAGGCGAAGCTGTAGAAGCTAAAATCCCTGTAGATCTTAAAGTTGTTACAAAATAA